The genomic segment CATCCCTGTCACAGTTAGTTCCTGGAAATCTAATTACTCCAATTTTCATTTTCTCACCTATTTACCGCAAGCCATGTTTTGTGGAATAACATTAATTTTATAATCGTGGATAACAGGATTACAAAGTAATCTTTCACACATGTCAACAACATTTTCCCTAATTACTTCTCTGTCTTCTCCTTCCATTTGGAATTTAATGATTTCATCGGTTTTTACGTTTTTAACTTCGTAACCAAGTAAATCAAGAGATCTTTCGATTGTAGTAGCTTCAGGGTTTAACATACCGCTTTTAAGTGAGATTTTAACTTCAATATCAAATAACATCTAAATCACCTTTTCATCTTCAGGCATAATTCTGTTATAAACTTCAATATATGCATCCATAACTTCGTCGTCTTTTCCTTTTCTGAATAATTCTTTATCTAACATCTCTAAGGTTTCACTGTCCCATAATCTGCATCCATCAGGAGAGATTTCGTCACCGAGTAAGATGTTTCCATCTTTATCTTTACCAAATTCGACTTTATAGTCAACAAGGATAATTCCAGCATCAGCAAAGAAAGCAGTTAAGATTTCATTGATTTTTAATGCTTTTTCGGTTAAGATATCGATTTCTTCTTGGGTAGCGATTCCTAATGCTTTGATA from the Methanobacteriaceae archaeon genome contains:
- the purS gene encoding phosphoribosylformylglycinamidine synthase subunit PurS, whose protein sequence is MLFDIEVKISLKSGMLNPEATTIERSLDLLGYEVKNVKTDEIIKFQMEGEDREVIRENVVDMCERLLCNPVIHDYKINVIPQNMACGK